A genomic region of Rhipicephalus sanguineus isolate Rsan-2018 chromosome 3, BIME_Rsan_1.4, whole genome shotgun sequence contains the following coding sequences:
- the LOC119385448 gene encoding cullin-3 yields the protein MVARNEGERLYRGLREAVTEHLTNKVRALVLATVDESFLQTLNHAWEDHQRSMRMISDIVARCADKRDRLREAMLGLVKTEREGESVDRASLKKACEMLIVLGLDSRSVYEEDFEVPFLAESAQFYAFLGQQYINTKDAFEYIALVEQHINEESERSKQCLDDSTVVPVVQVVQKELIGKHMKTTVDMEDSGVQHILNSSMTEDLTSLFRFFKCVQGGVKTLLDCVSKHLRNLGRSIVNEHGDSVSLIPEMMDLRDRFDYFIQHSFDDDEDAKKAIATDLQYLLGLTKKSPEHLASGQGASSACAPSASSHGTAPLASPEPALFPRNAGQLKNLPATHSSLNCEPPSLNANANSRSAQEKDGVTGSDADVNAAAVSPTTSRLIVHRHRTP from the exons ATGGTGGCACGGAACGAAGGAGAGCGCCTCTACCGCGGACTGCGCGAAGCCGTGACTGAGCACCTTACCAACAAGGTACGCGCCCTCGTGTTGGCTACAGTAGACGAAAGCTTCTTGCAGACGTTGAATCATGCCTGGGAAGACCACCAGAGGAGCATGAGGATGATCAGCGACATT GTTGCGCGATGCGCCGACAAGCGGGACCGCCTCCGCGAAGCCATGCTCGGCTTGGTGAAGACGGAACGCGAAGGCGAATCGGTCGACAGGGCTTCGTTGAAGAAGGCGTGCGAAATGCTCATAGTGTTGGGACTCGACTCGAGGTCTGTCTACGAGGAAGACTTCGAGGTGCCTTTCCTCGCTGAGTCGGCCCAATTCTATGCCTTCCTGGGACAACAATACATCAACACTAAGGACGCTTTTGAGTACATTGCCCTAGTTGAACAACACATCAACGAAGAGTCCGAGCGGTCGAAGCAGTGCCTGGATGATTCCACCGTGGTTCCAGTCGTGCAGGTGGTACAGAAGGAGCTCATCGGAAAACACATGAAGACCACTGTAGACATGGAGGACTCGGGCGTCCAGCATATTCTCAACAGCAGTATGACTGAGGACCTGACTAGTCTATTTCGGTTCTTCAAGTGCGTGCAAGGCGGCGTCAAAACCTTGCTCGACTGTGTCAGCAAGCACCTGCGAAATCTAGGAAGATCTATCGTGAATGAGCACGGGGACTCGGTGAGCCTCATACCGGAAATGATGGACCTGAGAGACCGTTTCGACTACTTTATCCAGCACTCCTTCGACGATGATGAAGACGCCAAGAAGGCAATCGCTACCGACCTTCAGTACCTACTTGGTTTGACAAAGAAATCACCCGAGCACCTGGCTTC AggccagggagcgtcatcggcttgtgcaccgagcgcTTCGTCCCACGGCACCGCTCCGTTGGCCTCGCCTGAGCCAGCCCTGTTCCCGAGAAATGCTGGCCAGCTCAAGAACCTACCTGCGACGCACAGTTCGTTGAACTGCGAGCCTCCCAGCCTCAACGCCAACGCCAACTCGCGTTCCGCACAAGAGAAAGACGGCGTCACCGGCTCGGACGCCGACGTTAACGCCGCTGCAGTGTCCCCGACAACTTCTCGCCTCATCGTGCATCGGCACAGAACGCCGTAA